One Hermetia illucens chromosome 4, iHerIll2.2.curated.20191125, whole genome shotgun sequence DNA segment encodes these proteins:
- the LOC119654280 gene encoding leucine-rich repeat-containing protein 1, translating into MNKTILHWSYHNLDSIPLTLLDYKELEEVYLKENFIASIPEWLLKLINLRFIHLLGNLIREIPENIYFLENLEFLDLSNNRLCSLPASIGKLVNLKRFSVGGNEIRVLPKDIGNLQNLEVLDLSANLFQQLPVEIARLRKLSEIVLNDNLHLRTLPNTLFLLPKLECICADRCGLLYLPSVLASSVRHVRLFNNRFVTHIPIVYLTHIQRFYDIIHYNESLGNSCSTHITVRETQTFRNLILSSEVRRVYDAERRIPNSLFEICLRKIGVSFSIPLDESISVPRSLRDTINGGPTAKCSRGNCGCWLYSEYYLLLVKRTNSNSKLIFSCPFCSIECMTKWKCVNVSEYYNINWNVI; encoded by the exons atgAATAAGACCATCTTGCACTGGAGCTACCACAACCTAGACAGCATTCCTTTGACGCTATTAGACTACAAGGAATTGGAGGAAGTCTATTTGAAGGAGAACTTCATTGCTTCCATACCTGAGTGGTTGCTCAAATTGATTAATCTAAGATTCATCCATCTTTTGGGAAATCTCATACGAGAGATACCCgaaaatatctattttttagaaaacttGGAATTTCTTGATTTATCTAATAATCGGTTGTGCAGTTTGCCGGCGAGTATCGGGAAGTTGGTGAATCTTAAGCGGTTTAGTGTGGGCGGCAATGAGATTCGAGTTCTCCCAAAGG atatcggTAACttacagaaccttgaggtacTGGATCTGAGCGCGAATCTTTTTCAACAGTTACCCGTGGAGATAGCACGCCTCAGAAAATTAAGTGAAATCGTATTGAACGACAATCTGCACCTAAGAACTTTGCCAAATACACTTTTCTTATTGCCAAAGTTAGAGTGCATTTGTGCGGATA GATGTGGTTTACTGTATCTTCCATCTGTGTTAGCATCATCTGTGAGGCACGTTCGTCTGTTCAATAATAGATTTGTAACTCATATTCCAATAGTGTACTTAACGCATATCCAGAGATTCTATGATATCATTCACTACAACGAAAG CCTAGGTAATAGTTGTTCAACACACATCACTGTGCGAGAGACGCAGACATTCCGCAATTTGATCCTTTCATCTGAAGTCAGAAGAGTCTATGACGCAGAACGTAGGATACCTAACTCACTTTTCGAGATTTGTCTAAGGAAAATAGGGGTTAGTTTCAGTATTCCACTTGACGAAAGTATTTCCGTGCCCAGGAGCTTGCGGGACACTATCAATGGCGGTCCAACCGCCAAATGCTCCCGTGGTAATTGTGGATGCTGGCTTTATTCAGAATATTATCTACTATTGGTGAAAAG GACGAACAGCAACTCTAAGTTGATCTTTTCATGTCCTTTCTGTTCCATCGAATGTATGACGAAATGGAAGTGTGTAAATGTTAgtgaatattataatataaactGGAATGTTATTTAa
- the LOC119654279 gene encoding alpha-amylase 2-like encodes MHPITLSTLVGLIVVLSEISAQFNPNQWVNRNTIVHLFEWKWNDVADECERFLAPKGYAGVQISPPNENIIVPGRPWYERYQPISYKLVTRSGNEQDFINMVRRCNKVGVRIYVDVVFNHMSADSANPIGTGGTRANPAAKDFPGVPYNVTDFHPTCAINNYSDPFNVRNCELEGLKDLNQTVPWVRDRIVEYLNRLVDMGVAGFRVDAAKHMWPNDLKIIYNRLKDLNPDHGFKPNTRPFITQEVIDHGGEAISKYEYSGMGTVTEFKFQDEIGKAFRGENKLKWLISWGPSWGFLPSDEALVFVTNHDSQRDGSTLTYKNAKPYRMAIAFQLAHPYGVSRIMSSYYFDNREQPPPTADGQTILSPIIFANGSCGNGWVCEHRWRQIYNMIGFKNAVRGMGLNDWWDNGNNQIAFCRGTKGFVAFNLEKSDLNEGLQTCMQPGKYCDVISGSKVNGKCTGKTVNVRSDGRAKIYIGMNEDDGVLAIHSGMKLYVQESHE; translated from the exons ATGCATCCTATAACATTATCTACCCTCGTGGGATTAATAGTAGTGTTAAGTGAAATTTCAGCTCAGTTTAATCCTAATCAATGGGTTAATCGGAATACCATTGTTCATTTGTTTGAATGGAAGTGGAACGACGTAGCTGATGAATGCGAACGTTTTCTGGCTCCAAAAGGATATGCCGGAGTTCAG ATTTCACCCccaaatgaaaatattatagtCCCTGGACGACCTTGGTACGAACGCTACCAACCTATATCTTACAAACTTGTAACTCGTTCTGGCAATGAGCAAGACTTCATCAATATGGTTCGCCGCTGCAACAAAGTAGGAGTTCGAATCTATGTAGATGTGGTGTTTAATCATATGTCTGCAGACTCTGCGAATCCCATTGGTACTGGAGGAACACGGGCCAACCCTGCCGCGaaggattttcctggagtgcCATATAATGTCACGGATTTTCACCCCACCTGCGCCATTAATAATTATAGTGATCCCTTTAATGTCCGTAATTGTGAACTGGAAGGGCTGAAGGACTTGAACCAAACCGTACCGTGGGTACGAGATCGAATTGTGGAATACTTGAATCGATTAGTTGATATGGGGGTGGCTGGATTTCGCGTTGATGCTGCGAAACATATGTGGCCGAATGATCTGAAG ataatctacaacagattgaaGGATCTCAACCCTGATCATGGGTTCAAACCAAATACTAGGCCGTTCATTACCCAAGAAGTTATTGACCATGGAGGTGAAGCCATATCCAAATATGAGTACAGCGGCATGGGTACCGTGACAGAATTCAAATTCCAGGACGAAATAGGCAAAGCATTTCGAGgagaaaataaactaaaatggCTCATTAGTTGGGGTCCAAGTTGGGGTTTCCTACCCTCTGATGAAGCTTTAGTATTTGTGACCAATCACGATAGTCAACGCGACGGCTCCACATTAACATACAAGAATGCCAAACCCTATCgaatggccattgcatttcagcTGGCACATCCTTACGGAGTGAGTCGCATCATGAGTTCATACTATTTTGACAATCGAGAGCAACCACCCCCAACTGCTGATGGGCAAACGATTCTATCTCCAATCATTTTCGCTAATGGctcttgtggtaatggatgGGTTTGTGAGCATCGTTGGAGGCAAATTTACAACATGATTGGGTTCAAAAATGCAGTGCGTGGTATGGGCCTAAATGACTGGTGGGATAATGGAAATAATCAGATTGCGTTCTGCCGGGGTACAAAGGGATTCGTTGCATTCAATTTGGAAAAAAGTGACTTGAACGAGGGTTTACAAACTTGCATGCAACCTGGTAAATATTGTGATGTTATTTCAGGATCGAAAGTTAATGGAAAGTGTACCGGGAAAACTGTTAATGTGAGATCAGATGGAAGAGCGAAAATTTATATAggaatgaatgaggatgatgggGTCTTAGCTATTCATAGTGGTATGAAGTTATATGTACAGGAATCTCATGAATAA